The Corynebacterium halotolerans YIM 70093 = DSM 44683 region CGATGCCCAGGCCGAACTGCTTGCCCATGTCAGCGAGCTGGCCGGGCTCGAGCCGTGTGCTCATGTCGGCGAACGTGGTGTTGCAGGAGGAGGCGAAGGCCCGCTCAAGGGGCACGTTGCCCAACGAGAACATGTTGTAGTTGATCACCACGCGCCCGTAGATGTTCATCGATCCGGGGCACGGCACGATCGAGCCCGGGGTCAGGCCCTGGTCCTGGACACCGGCCGCGGCGGTGATGATCTTGAACACGGAGCCCGGCGGGTACTGGCCGCTGAGCGCCAGGTCCCCGCGGGCGTCGGCCTTCTCCGTCTGGGCCACGGCGAGCACCTGGCCGGTCGACGGCCGGATGGCCACCAGCATCGCCTCCATGCCCTCGCGCATGTTCACCGCCTCCTGGGCGGCGCGCTGGACGTCGTGGTCCAGGCTGATGCGCACGGAAGGGGCGGGTTCGGCGGCATGGTGTTCCACGTCGTCGATGGGCGCGCCGTTCTCGTTGACCATCGTCACCCGCCAGCCGTTCGCGCCGTCGAGTTCATCCGCCACGATGCCCGAGACCCGGGAGATGATGTCCGGCGCGAAGTCGGGGTCCGTGGGCACCATCGCGGCCTCCTCGTTGAGGCGCACCCCCGCCACCCCGGACAGATCCCAGGCCACCTGCGGGCCCTGGTGTTCGTTGACCATACCCACCGAGTACACCCCGGCCGCGCCCTCGAACTGTTCGGCCAGCTCGCGGGCGTCGAGGGGCGCGACCGTGTCGTCGCGTTCGTGGGCGGCGTTGACCGCCGAGGCCACCCGGTCCGCCACGGCCCGCGGATCGTCGATGGCGTCGGTGTCGACCAGGATACGGTAGCTGACGCCGGGCCGGAGAATGGCCGCCCCGTCGGAGCTGATCACGTTGGCCTTCCCGGCGGGCACGGCACGCAGTTCGAGGTGCTGGTTCGCGCCCAGCCGCGGATGCAGCAGCGTGGGCTGCCAGCGCACCGTCCACTCCCCGTCGCTGCGGGTCAGGGTCATCGCGGTGTCGTAGGTCAGGTTGCGTTCGCGCGGCAACTGCCAGTCGAGGGTGTAGCGGGCGGTGGCGATGTTGCCGTCGGTGGTGATCTCGCCCGGGGTGACCTCCAGCCCCTCGGCCTGGAGACCGTCGTAGGTCGCGGAGATGATCTCCCGCGCCGGCGCGGGGGTGTCGATGAGCGACGCGACGGTCTCCCCGTCACGCTCACTCAGGGCCGCCAGAAAGTCCTCGACGACCGGGGCCGGGGTGTCCGGCTTCGGGGTGCACGCCGTCAGCCCCAGGATCACGGCCAGGACCATGATCAACGCCGTCGTTCTCATGGCAGGCAGATTAACAGCGCCACTTCACTTTCGCCCGGAAACACACCGGGGCGACACGCCGGAGGGGACCAGCGCGGAGGTCAGCGGGTGACCTTCACCTCGGCCCTGGTGCCCTCGACCTCTTCCAGGCCCTGCTCCTCGGCGATGCGCTGGGCCTCCTCGATGAGGGTCTCGACGATCCTGGCCTCCGGCACGGTCTTGATGACCTCACCCTTGACGAAGATCTGGCCCTTGCCGTTACCGGAGGCCACGCCGAGGTCGGCGTCGCGCGCCTCGCCGGGGCCGTTGACGACGCAGCCCATAACGGCCACGCGCAGCGGGTACTCCATGCCCTCGAGGGCGGCGGTGACCTCGTCGGCGAGCTTGTACACGTCGACCTGGGCGCGGCCGCAGGACGGGCAGGAGACGATCTCCAACTTGCGCGGCCGCAGGTTCAGCGACTGCAGGATCTGGTCACCGACCTTGATCTCCTCGACCGGGTCGGCGGACAGGGACACGCGGATGGTGTCGCCGATGCCCTGGCTGAGCAGTGCGCCGAAGGCGACGGAGGACTTGATGGTGCCCATGAACTTCGGGCCGGCCTCGGTCACGCCCAGGTGCAGCGGGTAGTCGGTCTGCTCCGCGAGCTGGCGGTAAGCCTCGACCATGGTGACCGGGTCGGAGTGCTTGACGGAGATGGCGATGTCGCCGTAGCCGTGCTCCTCGAACAGTCCGGCCTCCCAGATGGCGGATTCGACGAGCGCCTCCGGGGTGGCCTTGCCGTACTTCTCCAGCAGGCGCTTGTCCAGGGAGCCGCCGTTGACGCCGATGCGGATCGGGATGCCCGCGTCCCCGGCCGCCTTGGCGACCTCCTTGACGCGGCCGTCGAACTCCTTGATGTTGCCGGGGTTGACGCGCACGGCGGCGCAGCCGGCCTCGATGGCGGAGAAGATGTACTTCGGCTGGAAGTGGATGTCGGCGATCACCGGGATCGGGGACTTCTTCGCGATGATGGGCAGCGCCTCGGCGTCGACCGTCTTCGGGCAGGCCACGCGCACGATATCGCAGCCGCTGGCCGTCAGCTGGGCGATCTGCTGGAGGGTGGCGTTGATGTCGTGGGTCTTCGTCGTGGTCATCGACTGGACGCTGATCGGGTGGTCGGAGCCCACGCCGACGTTTCCGACCATCAGTTGGCGGGTCTTGCGGCGCGGGGCCAGGGTGGGCGCCGGTGCGCCCGGGAGTCCGAGTCCGATGGGGGTCGACACTTTGTGCATTCTCCTCGACTTGGGCGACGCGCGACACGCCGCCCACGGTGCAGGTTTTTGGGTCAGTCTCCCTCACCTTAGCACTGGGTGGGATCCCCAGAAAGGCACAGTGATCAGCCGAACAACCGCACCGGGTTGACGATGTCGGCCACGATCACGATCGCGCCGACCGACAGCAGGGCCGCCGCCATGACGTAGGTGACCGGCATCAGCTTCTCGTAGTTGGCGGGCCCCCCGGCGGGCTTGCCGCGCATCCGGCGGAACAGATCCCGGATCTTCTCGTACAGCACCACCGCGATGTGGCCGCCGTCCAGCGGCGGCAGCGGAATGAGGTTGAACAGGGCGAGGAAGAAGTTCAGCGAGGCCAGCATCATCCAGAACACGTCCCACAGGGAACGCTCCACCAGTTCACCGCCGACGCGGGAGGCGCCGACCACACTCATGGGGCCCTCGATATCGCGCTCGGCGCCGAAGATGGACGCGACCACGCCCGGGATCTTGGCCGGGAACTGGATGATGGCCTCGACGGTGCCCTCGAGCAGCTGCCAGGTGAACGCACCGGTGGCGCCGACGGCCTCGACGGGGCCGAACTGACGCACGGCGTTCTCGACCGGGGCATTGGCCACGCCGATCGCGCCGGCCCGGACCTCGAAGCCCTGCGGGTTCAGACGCGTGACGGAGGCGACCTCCACGGTGATCTCCCGCACCTGCCCGTCGCGCTCGACGGTGAGCACGGCGTCCTCGCCGGGCATGGTCAGCACGGTGTCGCGCAGCTCGTAGAAGTCCTCGAGCTCCTCACCGTTGAGGGCCAGGATCCGGTCACCGACGCGCACGCCGGCCTCCCCCGCGGGCCCGGTGCCGGAGCAGTCGGCCATGGTCTCGGTGTCGAGCTGGTCCGCCACGCACGTGACCTCGCCGACGGTCGGCGTGTGGTCGGCGTACGGGTTCGGGATCCCCGAGGTCACCGCCACGCCGTACAGGATGATGAAGCCGACGATCAGGTTCATGATCACGCCGCCGGAGAGCACGATCACCCGCTGCCACCACGGCTTGTTCACCATGGCGTGCGGGGCCTCCTCGGCGGTGACCGGATCCTGGGCGGTCATGCCCGCGATGTCGCAGAACCCGCCGACGGGCACGGCGGCCACGCCGTACTGCGTGTGCCCCTTACGCTTCGACCAGATGGTCGGTCCGAAGCCGATGAAATAGCGGCGCACGCGCATGCCGAAGGCCCGCGCGGTGAACATGTGCCCCGCCTCGTGCAGGGCGATGGTCACCGCGATGCCGAGGGCGAACAGGGCCACGCCGAGGAGATAGGCTCCCACGTTTCTCCTAACAGGTGCGTCAGCCGGCGAGGGAGTCGATCAGCGCGTTGGCCCGCGCCCGGGCCTCCGCCTCGACGGCCAGGATGTCGTCGACGCATGAGGGTACACCAGCGAACTGTGAGGCAGAATCCACGATCCCCGCGACCACGTCGACGATCCGCGGGAAGCGGATGCGCCCGGCCAGAAACGCCGCGGCGGCCTCCTCGTTGGCCGCGTTGTAGACCGCCCCGTGCGTGCCGCCACGCGTGGCGACGTCGCGCGCGAGCTGAACGGCGGGGAACGCGGCGTCGTCGAGTGGTTCGAAACGCCAGTCGTGGGCGGTGCTGAAGTCCAGCGCCGGTTGGGCGCCGGGCACGCGGTCGGGCCAGTCCAGGGCCAGGGCGATCGGCAGTTTCATCGACGGCGGGGAGGCCTGGGCGATGGTCGCGCCGTCGGTGAAGGTGACCATGGAGTGGATGATCGACTGCGGGTGGACGGTGACGTCGACACGGTCGGCGTCGATGCCGAACAGCAGCGTCGCCTCGATCAGCTCAAGCCCCTTGTTGACCAGTGTGGCCGAGTTGAGGGTGTTCATCTGCCCCATCGACCAGGTCGGGTGCTGCGCCGCCTGCCCGGGCGTGATGTCCCACATCCGCTCCCGCGTCCAGCCGCGGAAGGGCCC contains the following coding sequences:
- a CDS encoding M50 family metallopeptidase, which codes for MGAYLLGVALFALGIAVTIALHEAGHMFTARAFGMRVRRYFIGFGPTIWSKRKGHTQYGVAAVPVGGFCDIAGMTAQDPVTAEEAPHAMVNKPWWQRVIVLSGGVIMNLIVGFIILYGVAVTSGIPNPYADHTPTVGEVTCVADQLDTETMADCSGTGPAGEAGVRVGDRILALNGEELEDFYELRDTVLTMPGEDAVLTVERDGQVREITVEVASVTRLNPQGFEVRAGAIGVANAPVENAVRQFGPVEAVGATGAFTWQLLEGTVEAIIQFPAKIPGVVASIFGAERDIEGPMSVVGASRVGGELVERSLWDVFWMMLASLNFFLALFNLIPLPPLDGGHIAVVLYEKIRDLFRRMRGKPAGGPANYEKLMPVTYVMAAALLSVGAIVIVADIVNPVRLFG
- the ispG gene encoding flavodoxin-dependent (E)-4-hydroxy-3-methylbut-2-enyl-diphosphate synthase: MSTPIGLGLPGAPAPTLAPRRKTRQLMVGNVGVGSDHPISVQSMTTTKTHDINATLQQIAQLTASGCDIVRVACPKTVDAEALPIIAKKSPIPVIADIHFQPKYIFSAIEAGCAAVRVNPGNIKEFDGRVKEVAKAAGDAGIPIRIGVNGGSLDKRLLEKYGKATPEALVESAIWEAGLFEEHGYGDIAISVKHSDPVTMVEAYRQLAEQTDYPLHLGVTEAGPKFMGTIKSSVAFGALLSQGIGDTIRVSLSADPVEEIKVGDQILQSLNLRPRKLEIVSCPSCGRAQVDVYKLADEVTAALEGMEYPLRVAVMGCVVNGPGEARDADLGVASGNGKGQIFVKGEVIKTVPEARIVETLIEEAQRIAEEQGLEEVEGTRAEVKVTR
- a CDS encoding penicillin-binding transpeptidase domain-containing protein; translated protein: MRTTALIMVLAVILGLTACTPKPDTPAPVVEDFLAALSERDGETVASLIDTPAPAREIISATYDGLQAEGLEVTPGEITTDGNIATARYTLDWQLPRERNLTYDTAMTLTRSDGEWTVRWQPTLLHPRLGANQHLELRAVPAGKANVISSDGAAILRPGVSYRILVDTDAIDDPRAVADRVASAVNAAHERDDTVAPLDARELAEQFEGAAGVYSVGMVNEHQGPQVAWDLSGVAGVRLNEEAAMVPTDPDFAPDIISRVSGIVADELDGANGWRVTMVNENGAPIDDVEHHAAEPAPSVRISLDHDVQRAAQEAVNMREGMEAMLVAIRPSTGQVLAVAQTEKADARGDLALSGQYPPGSVFKIITAAAGVQDQGLTPGSIVPCPGSMNIYGRVVINYNMFSLGNVPLERAFASSCNTTFADMSTRLEPGQLADMGKQFGLGIDYRIPGLDTVTGTIPEGETPLERTEAGYGQGLNLASPFGFALVSATAAAGRTPVPVLIEGHETIVSEEVPAPDPATIEQLQTMMRATVTSGTARGMQAGGEIYGKTGEAEINEGSHAWFTGFRDDDIAFATLVVLGGGSETSVAITDQFFRTLDEMRAENTLPGEGSGQEPPVAQEAAYAP
- the dxr gene encoding 1-deoxy-D-xylulose-5-phosphate reductoisomerase is translated as MTSRKRILILGSTGSIGTQALEVVAGNPDKFEIAGVAAGGSDPQLIISQARALGLPPGRVAVARDDAADTVAAALGGPVIAGADAAEKLVREVEADTVLNALVGSLGLAATLATIESGAVLALANKESLVAGGDLVVDRAAPGQLVPVDSEHSAMAQCLRSGTAAEVERLVLTASGGPFRGWTRERMWDITPGQAAQHPTWSMGQMNTLNSATLVNKGLELIEATLLFGIDADRVDVTVHPQSIIHSMVTFTDGATIAQASPPSMKLPIALALDWPDRVPGAQPALDFSTAHDWRFEPLDDAAFPAVQLARDVATRGGTHGAVYNAANEEAAAAFLAGRIRFPRIVDVVAGIVDSASQFAGVPSCVDDILAVEAEARARANALIDSLAG